The genomic interval CGCCGGCAAATTAAACTTAAGGAAGCAATTACTGTGTGTGAGAATACGGAAATAATCAATATCGCGGCTAAGCCTGTTTTGAATGCTCTGTCTCTATACGAACTGTTGATtttaaaatctgaaaataatgtGAGAAACTTTTtggacgaattgaaaaaattgatggataaaattagagaaaaagcTGGCAATATGCTAGCTGTTTCATGCGACGATGACGGTCCTAATGATGATGTTATAGACTTGAGTGAAGACTTACTTTGTGATTCACTTGGCCTAAATCCAGGCTTGTACAAGATAAATAATAGTGTCTTTGAAAAGGCACCTCTTGTAAATTTAGTCAATACCGACGAACCCATCTTGAAGCGGCAAAGGGTGGAAAATTCAGAAGATACTAAAGAGAATATAGACGAACGTATGTCCAGCggattttcggaaaattcagATTTGAGTGTTTCCGACTTTTTAAATGATAGAAAAACTGAATCTAATGTCAATTCAAATTGCCCGGAAGTTTTAACTGCTCTCACATTAATGCCGAGAAATCCAAGTCCAGTGAATAATACTGAAACAAATAAGTCTGATCATATGtcaaaattattgatttcaaATCCTGAAATACAAAGCCAAATTTCGGATAGCTCTGGTTTTCAGAAGATCGATATCAATCCAATCAGAATGCAGGGATATCAGAAAATGGATGCTTCAAATCAATGTTTTCGAAAACTCAGTGATAGCTTGGAACATCAAAATTGCACTCAAGTATTCTCCAAACTGGAAGGCAATTTTCAACGGAAAATAGATCACTTGGATCAAGCTTTGATCAAATTAGAACCAATGGATCAAACTCTGAAACAACTGGACACCAAAATGGAAGTTGGTATACCGAAAGAAGAATCGAGCATTTTCCCAAAAGACGAAAATGATTTCGACAGCTTGGATCACGGATCTCAGGACTTTACTaaaggatttcgaaaattagagTCATCGTGTAATCACAAAATCGAAATTACTAATTCGGTTACAAAGATAGTTCCTATAACTTCATCTGATATAAGTAGTATGAAAGTGCATTGTACAGCATCTGACAATAACTTGGTAAAAATGTTACCTATCACagcaatttcaaaaatttcagaaagctTACCCATACTGCAAGATGCTGTATCTATTATTTCGAGTACTTGTGACTCAAATCTTTTTGGTAGTACAGAAAACCTAGATATGTCCAAAATAGGAAACTACGATCATATTACTCATTTGGACATCTTAAACACCAGTGGAgtgattgataaaaatttaatgattGATGAAAAGTTGGTGGAACAATTACATTTAGTCGATCAGTCAAACTTGGTTGATGAACTCGTCTCGGAAAGGTTGAAAAACATACCTGACTTTTCAGTGCAAATATCAAATGGCACCCCATTGCCTGATAATATTTTGGAGAATAATCTGATATCTAATAATTCAAATCTGGATCCAGAATTGGATTTTGAAGCACTGAGTGAAGAGTTCAATAGAAATACTAGAAGTTGATTCGCGAAAGGTTTTCATCACATCTTCTTAAGTAACTGCACATTTCATCCCATAAATCTTTTAAATACTAATATTTcgataatttaaaatattccGGTGCGTACAAGTTAAAAAGTTGATTATACTATTTTATCGGCAATATTCTTACAATTAGGAATTACTCATTGAATGGATATGTTATAATCATTTGATCCTGtgtcgaaatatttcatttatcaagTAGTACGGCTCTGGAGTGTATGGTTTCTGAAACATATTTCTTCGAATAttacattttcaatttcgtcaaTAAGCGGACAATagctattgaaaaaaaatctaaaagctATGGAATATAACGAATATGTGTTAATCATATGGTGTTTCGTTAATCACATTTTTGTCAGTACAATTTCATCAGTAATTCAGATAATTTTATGTATCAGTAGGTACAAAGCTAAGTGATGATTTTTGAACGATTGGCAGGTGTAccttgattattatttataaataattttacctattttttcataatactTAAATATTACAGTTATTGTAAAGCGTTACTAAACTAGTAAGTCATGCTAAAGCAtttctgtacatatatttctgtGTAGACAGTTGAAGCTATAACTGATTCAATGCTGCGTCTATTGCTTGTTTGGCTTGCAAACTCAGACCAGAAAGGTGATactagtttttattttattacattaaaaaaaaaaaaaaaaaaaaaaaaaaaaaaaaacgaagttatATCACATGAGAATCATTAATTACATGTAGACActaagaaatttcgaaaagctTTCATGTCACCAGTAtgcaaatttgaataataaaattgccAAAAACGAAATATCTTTACAAAATTATGATAAGAATACATACCAATCGCGCAACATAAGTGTAATGGTGACTCGCAATCCTCCAAGAGATGACAGAGCTATCTGattgatatttaaaaaaaggaCTTTATAGAAGTCTATAATAACTTCAGGTTCATTCATTCACATTATAAGTTGTACGAGTTACAGAGCGCTTTCGAATTACTAAGGATAACACGATTCACTAAAATACCGCATTTTGTGCCAGTGTACTTGTGTCAGAAACAGGCATAATCAGTTTATCCTTGCACATGAAAAATTGGTGCAATGAGCTTTGTGCGAAAATTGGTAGTCACTGACGTCCAGAGATCTCATGATATTGTCATATTGACATACTATGTATAATCAGAACAACTATAATAACGTAAGCATGAGTATTCAAATActcaataaatgaaaatacgtacatgaatgaaaaaaaatatgactaTAACGATTGAAAAGTTATATTCAAATCATATTAATCGTTATTGATATGGCTAGCTGTACGGAGCACAACTTTTTCAGCCGTTTTTTTAGATCGCATTGTCAACTAATTCGGCTATGACTGTAGTCTGTAAATATGTAACATACAtggtatcaaaaaatttgaacagaaCATTAGTAATACCAATAACGATTTGCtagttatatttatttttttgagttTTGTGGCGTTGTTTTGTAAAAGgctgaataattattcatactctcaggtacatgaaaaaaatagctgTGTAAACGAGTTTAACAGACAAATGATTTTATCAAAGCTTCAATTGAATGACTAACAGATCTGTATTTGTTGTTCATCAAGCCGCTAAACGGATCCATCTTAATGATCAGTAAATTTAATTACCCATACCTCTCAAGAATTAATCTAAACTTAATGGCCCTATGTTGGATGTTCGATAAAAATACCAAATATGCTGATTCATTTGTACCATTGATCCAAGTAAACGATGAATCAAGAAacaggatattttttttgctgacGTGTCTAAGTTCATTTCTGTAGCTGACTTATACATTGAATGTGTACgtcaagagaaagaaaaaattccttaCATCTTTTTGAATctactgtacatacatattttatttatgttacTACATTGTTATGGTTTTgcatttcgaaataaaatgtacaattttattttcttaagtTTGTAAATATAGGATTAGACTTCACActtgtagaaaaatttataatagcTCACTGTTACTATGTAAAGCCGTAAttgttataaattatatctAATACAACTGTCTTACACCATAGATACTACTGAAAGATCCATCTATCTTTACCATTCAATTCCAGATATAACATCTTCATTTGACGAAGAAAACCTAATACACCTGTATCTGTGCGATAAGACTAAAAAGAAACTGATTGCAGCCCAGGGATAATGGAGACTAGTCTGGATATTATCTTATCTGAGGCTCGTTTCAACCAACAGTGACTCTAAAAGTGTAGTTACATTTTCCGATATGTTAACTTGGTGAACCCAAGTTGTAAGGTGTAACATTTTCCATGACTCTTCATAATTGTGGGCCACATTTTCTAATACCTTTCGCTTTACCTCAGCTTCATCTTTGTATACATTGTAAATTTGTTCGGTGACTTCGCCTTGAAACATTAAGTATTAACTATTGAAATTCTTCTAATCTATCATCACTAGATTGAGACTGTGAATAACTTAGCTAAATGAATGATAAACTTACCAAATTTGTACGTTGGCCATGTTAAAAACAAATTCTCAGGACCTTTGTTTAATGATGCAACAACATTCATTTGATGAGATAACAGTTTTAAGGTGCAAACAATCTCATCCtataaataaaagtatttGGTATATCTATCGTAGTTACTACAATAATTGATCACTTTTAagtattttcagaaaataaaaaaaaccagttACATCAAGGAATTACCAAGGTTTGGCAATCCTTCTCCAAGATATCGCATAAATCCTGCAGACCATCTGGAAATTTCTCATCTATTTTCAATTGACatatgtttttcaaaattggaaCAGCATGCAGGTGTACATTATTCCATTGTTGGATGCTTGAATGAATATCTGCAGCAATGTCGCGTACGAGACGTGGGTTACCAGTCAGATTCCCTCGTTGAGGTGTTTTAGCCACCGGTGATTCTAAAACTTTTTAGAAAAAGTTATCGCTTGAATATTTtagtgatgaatcgttgttggtAATTGGTTTAAGGATGCTTGAAAACTaggaattattgaatatttgtAGATTATTGTCGACTTGTCGAGTACTTTCTAGTTGAAATTATTGATCGCTTTATTGTAAAGCACGGTTGCAAACTAGAAAGGAGCAATTCTTACTAATAACAGGAGAAAAATGCTCAGGAATCGCAGATGGATCGCTATTGTTCTTTTTCGGAGTAGTTTGCATGATACTTGCGTTTTGTGAAGTTTTTTTATCCTTGGcgttagttttgttttttgtttataggtatgtaagttACACGTGTTACGTGTGACAGCGTGAAATCGTAACCTAGAAACGCTCAACCCCGTATTATTGAGTAATTTTCACTTAGTCATTAAGTAATGAATATATCGCGTAAATGTTGACTCATATTCCACCAATAGATGATTTGATGATAAGATGCGATAACTGTATTCCGTGTCATCCGTAGTTAAGCTTCTTTTTCGGCAGACAATTTCGTTGATCCTGCATAACACTTGCCAAACTCAAGCTCGTTATTTGCAATAATCGACTACGGCGCCGCGCACATTTTCGAATGCATTGATAATTAGCGAATGAGGAATATTTGAATCTTGATTTAAATATTACTCTAGTTTCAATCTCCAAATTGAATATTATGGATCCAGAATATGCAATTTATGCAATTATCAGGCCAAATTTATCCACTAATCAGTACATGTGTATAACTTTTACACATCCATGCTTTACtattgttcaatatatctatgctataggtatagctattttttctatttttttgtagCTGAATTTGTGACAGAGAATTTTCTCTTAACATCCAgtggtataattataattttcaccaaAGTTGCGGTGCATAGTAAATATACCATGGGCTAGAAAGTGGActatgaaaatattctttgcgATCACCTGTAAATGTATCGTGCTTGCGTTTGCACAGGTGTGTAAGTTGTGTTTTTATTTATGCGAACAAGTTTCAAAAGTCCTCAAACTAAAATGGCAGGTATTCACCGATGAGGTGCATACGAGACTTGgccattattattgttattattattggttttgatttgtaaaaattctgcATCGCTTATGCAGCGTGGAGGATCGACAATTCGAAATTCTTGACGATCTTCCCTCTAAGAGAATATCGATATAATAACgtattcaaataattgattgtAAGCAACCGACGTTTCGGTACAACTAAACTCGCTTCGTACATCCGTGATTAGTGAGCGTCAAATGACATGTGGCGTGGATACATCAACAGGTGGTatggtgtatacctataggatGTTTCAAGATAACGAATTAATACCAGCTGTTCGTACACCAGCTTTACCTGGATATGTTGAGCCGAACATTATACTGTTGGGTCTCACATCGTACGAAGTAGATCGACAAAATAAAACATTACATTACTTATTATTGTACTTATCTATTAATGATCTATATAAACACTTTGTTTGTGGACTCTCTAAAGTTGGCTATGTAGAGCTGAGTAATCGCAAAAGATACTCGTATACTACCTCGGTACACCTTGTgtgttgtacatacatatgtatatataatacgcatACGGATACGATCATCGAAAAACAGACATCACAGGAGGTAGAGGGTAGGGCGTGTTGGCGATCAGATAAGGACGGTCGAAACAAGTCCGTTATCAGAAGCATTATGTGTGAAGAATACAGTGTGATAAGGGCTTGTTAGTTAGCCTTTGGCGATTTTGAGAGCTGCcaacaaaaaatgagaatggAGGTAAGCACTTTATCGAAGTATATCAAATGTAATATCATCATTTTCTATACAATAATACACTattttacaataaaatatcataCCATAGCTTGTGAATTATACGAATGGGTTATGTACTATGGCTTTGAGGTAGCAAAGAGTATATTTTGCaggcaattattttttatgccAGGGAAATCAATCCGCGCTGAAGCGAAACGTACTCCAATATCATGttacttctaattttttaatagaTTCAGTTGCAAGTTGGAAGAATGCAACACATGTCATATTCAAGTAAGGACGAGAATGTCAGTATAATTATGTTCCCGATATTTATACGATGCAGTTCTTTGCCACTTCAATTTTCGGGCTGATTCATCATAATTGATGCTTTATACTAATACGGTTTGTAAAACAATATTCATTGGTCCTGCATTGCGTGACCGTGAAACTCCTATAGTTCACTATCATACCATtgcagtatatgtatgtataacgccTACCGATTTTAGCGATGATATATTTTCGTTAGATCACTGACCAAGTACATTTCCAAAggttgttattgttttttgtcCACCGAATGTGAATTTTAGGggtgaattgattttttaagatttattaaaaatactttgaaaatatatctcAAGTCATACAGCTACAGCTTCGCGAAATTCTAGACCATTTATGAGGTTTTACCATGTGCAAAATCCAGCGAACGCGACCAATACGCGACAAACATAAGTTGCAAACACGTTTTATGCAGTGCTTGTGTGTTGGTGCCGCATGAGGATTTGTATGCGTTCGGGAACTGGTCCGGTGGCTATTTAAATTCATAAGGTTAtagcataggtatatataatatgtataaaaattcgtGTGAGAAACGAATGTGTATTTGGCGACCACGAGCCATGGTGAGTTTATAATAGCGAAATCTGCAAGTATATCTGCGCAATGGAAGGCGTTGATGCGATGTCGAGAAAATATTAGATTTCTCTGAAATAAACCGTTTGATtttatctgattttatttaattcttttaattctttcattattattattcatcgcaCTTAATTTAGCTCGCTTCCGTATAATCTTTTTATACTTTCACCATTTCACCCAAAAGTCGTTCGGAGGCATTTTAATTGGTCTTCGAACGACAGATGCCAGCAACAAACCTTGTAGAATTATAGTCCCGCTGAGGAAGGGTCCATGCCCCATTTTTTTAGAAAGGAAACAAGCAGATTACAGTTACTTGCCAGTGAGAACCGCATCTCGTGGCATTCCTCCAAGCAGTGCGCGTCGTCTAGTAATTTTACGTAGCAACAATCATAGGTATTTGATAGAAAATTGTTTatgtttttattcatctccgCACAGTCTGCGTTGTAATCATCGAAGTTTAGCAGAGTTCATTGGATTTCATAGTGCTCGATATACTTTCCATGCAACATTTTCTCCGACCTCAGAACATCTGAATCCGGAAGCGTTGAGGTGTCGACTATTTGGTTTTGTGATAAAATGATGATTCAAAATCTATACGTCATATACTTTCGCGACTTTTATCTGATTTTgcgtaattatattattgtgCTGTCAATTTTCGGCTGCCACGCTTtagttatcattatttaacAGATGTTTAATCAATCATTGTCGcaatttccgttaattttggATATTTTGTAATTCTTTTACATTTATCTCATAAACTTTACTTGATACGACATTCAAACGATCTTAAATATTTCTTTACCTTAATTCTGTTTGgttccaaattttcatttctcgtacgtctttcattttcaatacGTATTTTATCTTCAATCCAGCTGAATGAAATAACTACGCGAACGTTCTTTGGTTTTACCAGCTTCATCTTGGAATCATATTCAATTTACAGTAAATTCACGAGTGTATCATATTTACATCGATTtgaatgtatacctatatacgcatgataattatattatcagTGCATCTGGAATGTGTGAATGTCGGATATTAAATAAATGGGGATGCCATTCTCGATCTAACTAATTGAATTTCCAGAAAGAACATAAAACTGAGCAGCTACAACAAGCGACTGACAGAATCCaaagagaaatagaagaagtAACGGAAAGGGAGTGCGAGCTACGAAGTGTAGGAAGCATAAAGACAATTTCCCTGGAAACTGTGGATTCTAAGGTAGATAAATCaagtaatataaataaaaatcgaaataaaaatagctaGATGCGAATCAGATTCCTA from Athalia rosae chromosome 1, iyAthRosa1.1, whole genome shotgun sequence carries:
- the LOC105687085 gene encoding cyclin-dependent kinase 2-interacting protein-like isoform X2; protein product: MRIIYTYVCTTHKVYRVLESPVAKTPQRGNLTGNPRLVRDIAADIHSSIQQWNNVHLHAVPILKNICQLKIDEKFPDGLQDLCDILEKDCQTLDEIVCTLKLLSHQMNVVASLNKGPENLFLTWPTYKFGEVTEQIYNVYKDEAEVKRKVLENVAHNYEESWKMLHLTTWVHQVNISENVTTLLESLLVETSLR
- the LOC105687085 gene encoding cyclin-dependent kinase 2-interacting protein-like isoform X1, which encodes MQTTPKKNNSDPSAIPEHFSPVIILESPVAKTPQRGNLTGNPRLVRDIAADIHSSIQQWNNVHLHAVPILKNICQLKIDEKFPDGLQDLCDILEKDCQTLDEIVCTLKLLSHQMNVVASLNKGPENLFLTWPTYKFGEVTEQIYNVYKDEAEVKRKVLENVAHNYEESWKMLHLTTWVHQVNISENVTTLLESLLVETSLR